The following proteins come from a genomic window of Yinghuangia sp. ASG 101:
- a CDS encoding diacylglycerol kinase family protein: MLTEAGRFLRRIALPLMVTALCVIGLGLLVVHPLDGVWPISIEDDLVRTFADHRSDFWDAVSGVLSAASGVYAVVGVTVAASAVALAVYRSWRAPLFLIGAVAAQTAVFGLTRLFVDRDRPVVDRLDELPGDGSYFSGHTGAALALYGGIAVLLSHRLDGRVRTWVSRVLCLLVPLAVGLSRVYRGDNHPSDVVAAFLSAAAVLAFMNAAVLSPRAVWGGPGGHLRHTGEGRVPRAALVVNPIKLDSADDRARIDRIMAEAGWAPPLWLETTVDDPGAGATRAAVAENVDLVVVAGGDGTVRECAGTLAGTGVPLAVIPSGTGNLLARNLGLPIDLADAVHVALHGNDRRIDLGGIEPDEPDGERRYFTAMAGIGLDAAMVADAPDALKKKVGWPAYAVSATRHLRDARMRVTLRIDDGEPIRRRARMVLVGNVGALQAGMQLLPGAEPDDGLLDVVVFAPYGMAGWAHATVRVLGRRRRDVPEVPPPQRRWRPIEHFTGHTVEVETARPEPRELDGDPIGPGTRLAVRIRPDALVVRVPGGRVALRPEARAEPFPVAEDVVEVVTPQTRTGAADAPDDPAPDTRHDPHATG; the protein is encoded by the coding sequence ATGCTCACGGAAGCAGGACGGTTCCTGCGGCGGATCGCCCTGCCCCTGATGGTGACGGCACTGTGCGTGATCGGCCTCGGTCTGCTGGTGGTCCACCCCTTGGACGGCGTGTGGCCGATCTCGATCGAGGACGATCTCGTCCGGACGTTCGCCGACCACCGCTCCGACTTCTGGGACGCGGTGTCCGGCGTCCTGTCGGCGGCCTCGGGGGTGTACGCGGTCGTCGGGGTGACCGTGGCGGCGTCGGCGGTCGCGCTGGCCGTGTACCGGTCGTGGCGGGCGCCGCTGTTCCTGATCGGCGCGGTCGCGGCGCAGACGGCGGTCTTCGGTCTGACGCGCCTGTTCGTCGACCGGGACCGGCCCGTGGTCGACCGGCTCGACGAACTGCCCGGCGACGGCAGCTACTTCTCCGGCCACACCGGCGCGGCGCTCGCGCTGTACGGCGGTATCGCCGTCCTGCTGTCGCACCGGCTGGACGGCCGGGTGCGCACGTGGGTGTCGCGGGTGCTGTGCCTGCTGGTGCCGCTCGCGGTCGGCCTGTCACGGGTCTATCGCGGCGACAACCACCCCAGCGACGTCGTGGCGGCGTTCCTGAGCGCGGCGGCCGTGCTGGCCTTCATGAACGCCGCGGTGCTGTCGCCGCGCGCGGTCTGGGGCGGTCCCGGCGGCCACCTGCGGCACACCGGCGAGGGGCGGGTGCCGCGGGCCGCGCTCGTGGTGAACCCCATCAAGCTCGACTCCGCGGACGACCGGGCCCGGATCGACCGCATCATGGCGGAGGCCGGCTGGGCGCCGCCGCTGTGGCTGGAGACCACGGTCGACGACCCGGGAGCGGGCGCGACGCGGGCCGCGGTGGCCGAGAACGTCGACCTCGTCGTGGTCGCGGGCGGCGACGGGACGGTGCGCGAGTGCGCCGGCACCCTGGCCGGCACCGGGGTGCCCCTCGCCGTGATCCCGTCCGGGACCGGCAACCTGCTCGCCCGCAACCTCGGCCTGCCGATCGACCTGGCCGACGCCGTCCACGTCGCGCTGCACGGCAACGACCGGCGCATCGACCTGGGCGGCATCGAGCCGGACGAGCCGGACGGCGAGCGCCGCTACTTCACCGCGATGGCCGGAATCGGCCTCGACGCGGCGATGGTCGCGGACGCGCCGGACGCGCTCAAGAAGAAGGTCGGGTGGCCCGCGTACGCGGTCTCCGCGACCCGGCACCTGCGCGACGCGCGCATGCGCGTGACGCTGCGCATCGACGACGGCGAGCCGATCCGGCGCCGGGCGCGCATGGTGCTCGTCGGCAACGTCGGGGCGCTGCAGGCGGGCATGCAGCTGCTGCCGGGCGCGGAGCCCGACGACGGGCTGCTCGACGTCGTGGTGTTCGCGCCGTACGGCATGGCCGGCTGGGCGCACGCGACCGTGCGCGTGCTGGGCCGTCGGCGGCGGGACGTCCCGGAGGTCCCGCCCCCGCAGCGCCGGTGGCGGCCGATCGAGCACTTCACCGGGCACACCGTGGAGGTCGAGACGGCCCGGCCCGAGCCGCGCGAGCTGGACGGCGACCCGATCGGCCCGGGAACGCGCCTCGCGGTGCGGATCCGTCCGGACGCGCTGGTCGTGCGCGTGCCGGGCGGCCGGGTGGCGCTGCGCCCCGAGGCGCGCGCCGAGCCCTTCCCGGTGGCCGAGGACGTCGTCGAGGTCGTCACGCCGCAGACGCGCACGGGCGCGGCGGACGCACCCGACGACCCGGCCCCGGACACACGGCACGACCCGCACGCGACCGGGTGA
- the serS gene encoding serine--tRNA ligase, with protein MIDLRLLREDPDRVRASQRARGEDETIVDRLLAADERRRSSASAFDRLRSEQKSVGKQVSKAQGDERAELLRRAQALASEVKAADAAQDEAAAEAQHLLLDLSNVIEDGVPPGGEDDFVTLEEIGTPRDFAAEGFEPKDHVELGRLLGAIDVERAAKVSGSRFYYLTGIGALLELALVNMAMAQAGAAGFTPMITPALVRPRAMESTGFLGQAAENVFHLEKDDFYLVGTAEVPLGAYHMDEILPAGQLPLRYAGFSPCFRREAGTYGKDTRGIIRVHQFDKVEMFVFTTPEEADAEHLRLLDWEKEFLNALELPFRVIDTAAGDLGASAARKYDCEAWIPTQGKYREVTSTSNCTEFQARRLAVRMRDASGTRPLATLNGTLCAVPRTIVAILENHQRPDGSVAVPAALRPFLGGREVLEPVDAA; from the coding sequence GTGATCGACCTGCGACTGCTCCGTGAGGACCCCGACCGCGTCCGTGCCTCGCAGCGCGCCCGCGGTGAGGACGAGACCATCGTCGACCGCCTGCTCGCCGCCGACGAGCGCCGCCGGTCGTCGGCGTCCGCGTTCGACCGGCTGCGCTCGGAGCAGAAGAGCGTCGGCAAGCAGGTCTCCAAGGCCCAGGGCGACGAGCGCGCGGAGCTGCTGCGGCGCGCGCAGGCGCTGGCGTCCGAGGTCAAGGCCGCCGACGCGGCCCAGGACGAGGCGGCGGCGGAGGCCCAGCACCTGCTGCTCGACCTGTCCAACGTCATCGAGGACGGCGTCCCGCCCGGCGGCGAGGACGACTTCGTGACGCTGGAGGAGATCGGCACCCCGCGCGACTTCGCCGCGGAAGGCTTCGAGCCGAAGGACCACGTCGAGCTGGGCCGGCTGCTCGGCGCGATCGACGTCGAGCGGGCCGCGAAGGTCTCCGGCTCGCGCTTCTACTACCTCACCGGCATCGGCGCCCTGCTGGAGCTCGCGCTCGTCAACATGGCGATGGCCCAGGCGGGCGCCGCCGGGTTCACGCCGATGATCACGCCCGCGCTGGTCCGCCCGCGCGCGATGGAGAGCACCGGGTTCCTCGGGCAGGCCGCGGAGAACGTCTTCCACCTCGAAAAGGACGACTTCTACCTCGTCGGCACGGCCGAGGTGCCGCTCGGCGCCTACCACATGGACGAGATCCTGCCGGCCGGGCAACTGCCGCTGCGGTACGCCGGGTTCTCGCCGTGTTTCCGGCGCGAGGCCGGCACCTACGGCAAGGACACGCGCGGCATCATCCGCGTCCACCAGTTCGACAAGGTGGAGATGTTCGTCTTCACCACGCCGGAGGAGGCCGACGCCGAGCACCTGCGGCTGCTGGACTGGGAGAAGGAGTTCCTGAACGCCCTCGAACTGCCGTTCCGGGTCATCGACACGGCCGCGGGCGACCTCGGGGCGTCGGCGGCCCGCAAGTACGACTGCGAGGCGTGGATCCCGACGCAGGGCAAATACCGCGAGGTCACGTCGACGTCGAACTGCACCGAGTTCCAGGCCCGCCGCCTCGCGGTGCGCATGCGCGACGCCTCCGGCACGCGTCCGCTCGCGACCCTGAACGGCACGCTGTGCGCGGTGCCGCGCACGATCGTCGCGATCCTGGAGAACCACCAGCGGCCCGACGGCTCGGTCGCGGTGCCCGCCGCGCTGCGCCCGTTCCTGGGCGGTAGGGAGGTCCTGGAGCCGGTGGACGCCGCGTGA
- a CDS encoding NAD(P)-dependent oxidoreductase, translating into MTTNGTDRVTVLGLGAMGGALAGALVQTGRATTVWNRSPGRADDLVAQGAKAAATVRDAVRSSPVVIVCLLDHASVHEVLDPIADELRGRTLVNVTTTTPAQAREAAAWAAGAGAGYLDGGIMAVPHMIGRPEASILYSGSADAFRRHKPLLDTWGTATYFGEDAGLASLYDLALLAGMYVMFAGFMHGAAMVAPAGVTAREFAAMAAPWLTAMTGGLAGFAEIIDGGDYTVPGQQSLEFSDLRHIVDASAEQGIGTEAIAMVQRLIRRQIDAGHGEEGFARIIESIRRPV; encoded by the coding sequence ATGACGACCAACGGCACCGACCGCGTGACCGTCCTCGGGCTGGGCGCGATGGGCGGCGCCCTCGCGGGCGCCCTGGTGCAGACAGGCCGCGCGACGACCGTCTGGAACCGTTCTCCCGGGAGGGCGGACGACCTCGTCGCCCAAGGGGCGAAGGCCGCCGCGACCGTGCGTGACGCGGTGCGGAGCAGCCCCGTGGTCATCGTGTGCCTGCTCGACCACGCGTCGGTCCATGAGGTGCTCGACCCGATCGCCGACGAACTGCGCGGGCGCACACTCGTCAACGTCACCACGACGACCCCCGCCCAGGCGCGGGAGGCGGCGGCCTGGGCGGCCGGTGCCGGAGCCGGATACCTGGACGGCGGCATCATGGCCGTACCCCACATGATCGGCCGGCCCGAGGCGTCGATCCTCTACAGCGGATCGGCCGACGCGTTCCGGCGGCACAAGCCGCTGCTCGACACCTGGGGCACCGCCACGTACTTCGGCGAGGACGCCGGGCTGGCCTCGCTGTACGACCTCGCCCTCCTCGCGGGCATGTACGTCATGTTCGCCGGATTCATGCACGGCGCCGCGATGGTCGCGCCTGCCGGTGTGACGGCGCGCGAGTTCGCCGCCATGGCCGCGCCGTGGCTGACCGCCATGACGGGCGGACTGGCCGGGTTCGCCGAGATCATCGACGGCGGCGACTACACGGTGCCGGGGCAGCAGAGCCTCGAATTCTCCGACCTGCGGCACATCGTCGACGCCAGTGCCGAGCAGGGCATCGGCACCGAGGCGATCGCGATGGTCCAACGGCTCATCCGGCGCCAGATCGACGCGGGCCACGGGGAGGAAGGCTTCGCCCGCATCATCGAGAGCATCAGGCGGCCGGTCTGA
- the efeB gene encoding iron uptake transporter deferrochelatase/peroxidase subunit: MGGTETSSPEAVQPGSGVSRRRLLGVAGAAGAGGLVVGAAGGAAGFALARDDASGPGLGSLGATSVPFHGARQAGITTPMQARTVLAAFDVEPAADRAGVAALVRRWSDAAARMSRGERADADDQVALDAGPSSLTVTFAFGATLFDRIGLADRRPDALKPLPVFPGDELDPARGDGDLLVQVCADDALVAFHAVRTLHRLARGTARVRWRMSGFTRSPGATAKPMTHRNLMGQVDGTNNPRPSDADFDAKIFVGDAAGGNAAWARGGSYVVVRRIRMLLDTWDTLDVAAQEKVIGRRKEDGAPLTGGTEHTEPDYGARSAQGGLTIAENAHIRVSASEFNRGATMLRRGYSYDDGFRADGTPDAGLLFIAWQADPADAFVRVQQKLARGDALSAFVRHETSGLFLAPPGCPDGGYVGEGLLGT, encoded by the coding sequence ATGGGCGGCACCGAGACATCCTCGCCCGAGGCCGTGCAGCCGGGATCCGGCGTCTCGCGCCGGCGCCTGCTGGGCGTCGCGGGCGCGGCCGGGGCGGGCGGCCTGGTCGTCGGCGCGGCAGGCGGCGCGGCGGGCTTCGCGCTCGCCCGCGACGACGCGTCCGGGCCGGGGCTCGGGTCGCTGGGCGCGACGTCGGTGCCGTTCCACGGCGCGCGCCAGGCCGGCATCACCACCCCCATGCAGGCGCGCACGGTGCTGGCCGCGTTCGACGTGGAACCCGCGGCCGACCGCGCGGGCGTCGCCGCGCTCGTGCGGCGGTGGTCCGACGCGGCGGCCCGGATGAGCCGGGGCGAGCGCGCGGACGCGGACGACCAGGTCGCCCTGGACGCGGGCCCGTCGTCGCTGACGGTCACGTTCGCGTTCGGTGCGACGCTGTTCGACCGGATCGGGCTGGCCGACCGCCGGCCCGACGCGCTCAAACCGCTCCCGGTGTTCCCCGGCGACGAGTTGGACCCGGCGCGCGGCGACGGCGACCTGCTGGTCCAGGTCTGTGCCGACGACGCGCTCGTCGCCTTCCACGCGGTCCGCACGCTGCACAGGCTCGCGCGCGGCACCGCCCGCGTGCGGTGGCGCATGAGCGGTTTCACGCGCTCCCCCGGCGCGACGGCGAAGCCCATGACGCACCGCAACCTCATGGGCCAGGTCGACGGCACCAACAACCCGCGGCCGTCCGACGCCGACTTCGACGCCAAGATCTTCGTCGGGGACGCGGCCGGGGGGAACGCGGCCTGGGCGCGCGGTGGTTCGTACGTGGTCGTGCGCCGCATCCGCATGCTGCTCGACACATGGGACACCCTCGACGTCGCGGCGCAGGAGAAGGTGATCGGGCGTCGCAAGGAGGACGGCGCGCCGCTGACGGGCGGTACCGAGCACACCGAGCCCGACTACGGCGCGCGGTCCGCCCAGGGCGGCCTGACGATCGCGGAGAACGCGCATATCCGGGTGTCCGCCTCGGAGTTCAACCGCGGGGCGACGATGCTGCGGCGGGGCTACTCGTACGACGACGGGTTCCGTGCCGACGGGACGCCGGACGCGGGGCTGCTGTTCATCGCCTGGCAGGCCGATCCGGCGGACGCGTTCGTCCGGGTGCAGCAGAAACTCGCGCGCGGCGACGCACTGTCCGCTTTCGTACGGCACGAGACCAGCGGGTTGTTCCTCGCGCCCCCGGGGTGCCCGGACGGCGGGTACGTGGGCGAGGGGTTGCTCGGCACCTAG
- a CDS encoding LLM class flavin-dependent oxidoreductase, whose translation MRIGVVILPIYPGNEARARWRDAEAAGFDSAWTYDHLAWRTFRDRTWFGTVPTLAAAAGATARIRLGTLVSSPNFRHPVTFAKDVMTLDDLSDGRITLGIGAGGTGFDATVLGREAWSPRERQERFEEFVDLLDRLLTAPATTYNGRYYAADEARMIPGCVQHPRVPFAVAATGPRGMRVAARYGRAWVTFGDPRRLTDRTPADYLADVADQIRRLGDICAADDRDPAGLDRVLLHGSTDERSLDSVDAFVDYVGRYAEIGITEIVVHLPVPGTVFDTDPGVFDRVVAEGLPQVRAR comes from the coding sequence ATGCGCATCGGTGTCGTCATCCTCCCGATTTACCCCGGTAACGAAGCCCGCGCCCGCTGGCGTGACGCCGAAGCGGCGGGCTTCGACAGCGCCTGGACCTACGACCACCTCGCGTGGCGCACGTTCCGCGACCGGACGTGGTTCGGCACGGTCCCCACACTCGCGGCGGCGGCCGGCGCGACGGCGCGGATCCGGCTCGGGACGCTGGTGTCGTCGCCGAACTTCCGGCATCCGGTCACCTTCGCCAAGGACGTGATGACGCTCGACGACCTCTCCGACGGGCGGATCACCCTGGGGATCGGGGCCGGGGGCACCGGCTTCGACGCCACGGTGCTCGGGCGGGAGGCGTGGTCGCCGCGTGAACGGCAGGAGCGCTTCGAGGAGTTCGTCGATCTGCTGGACCGTCTGCTGACCGCGCCCGCGACCACGTACAACGGCAGGTACTACGCCGCCGACGAGGCCCGGATGATCCCCGGATGCGTCCAGCACCCGCGCGTGCCGTTCGCCGTCGCCGCGACCGGGCCACGCGGGATGCGCGTCGCGGCCCGGTACGGCCGGGCCTGGGTGACGTTCGGTGATCCCCGGCGCCTCACCGACCGGACCCCGGCCGACTATCTCGCGGATGTCGCCGACCAGATTCGCCGCCTCGGCGACATCTGCGCCGCCGACGACCGCGACCCCGCCGGGCTCGACCGCGTCCTGCTGCACGGCTCGACCGACGAACGCTCCCTCGACTCCGTGGACGCGTTCGTCGACTACGTGGGCCGCTACGCCGAGATCGGCATCACCGAGATCGTGGTCCATCTCCCGGTCCCCGGAACGGTCTTCGACACGGACCCCGGGGTTTTCGACCGGGTGGTCGCCGAAGGCCTCCCGCAGGTGCGGGCGCGGTGA
- the pheA gene encoding prephenate dehydratase produces the protein MPNTDSAAPPRWTYLGPEGTFTEAALKMLPGADTAEAVPLASVPSALDAVRRGEADAAVVPLENSVEGSVSITLDELATGEPLIIEREILLPIAFALLVRPGTVLDDIKTVSSHAHAQPQVRRWLAANLPDAHWFSSASNADAARLVQEGRYDAALAGEFAASRYGLVPLVSDIHDVEGAETRFVHVRRPGGIGAPTGADRTSVVAFIVDDHAGALLEILQEFAVRGVNLDHIQSRPTGDKLGHYFFAIEAEGHIADARVGEALMGLRRVCAGVRFLGSYPRANGVRPQIRRGTSDAEFADAAAWLERCRRGEG, from the coding sequence ATGCCAAACACCGACTCGGCCGCCCCTCCCCGCTGGACCTATCTGGGGCCCGAGGGAACCTTCACCGAGGCCGCGCTGAAGATGCTGCCGGGTGCCGACACGGCCGAGGCGGTGCCGCTCGCCTCGGTGCCGTCCGCGCTGGACGCCGTGCGGCGCGGGGAGGCGGACGCCGCGGTCGTCCCGCTGGAGAACTCCGTCGAGGGATCCGTGTCGATCACCCTCGACGAGCTGGCCACCGGCGAGCCGCTGATCATCGAACGCGAGATCCTGCTGCCGATCGCGTTCGCGCTGCTGGTCCGGCCCGGAACGGTGCTCGACGACATCAAGACGGTCTCCAGCCACGCCCACGCCCAGCCCCAGGTCCGCCGCTGGCTGGCCGCGAACCTGCCGGACGCGCACTGGTTCTCCTCGGCGTCCAACGCCGACGCCGCGCGGCTCGTCCAGGAGGGCCGCTACGACGCCGCCCTGGCCGGGGAGTTCGCCGCGTCCCGCTACGGGCTGGTGCCGCTCGTCAGCGACATCCACGACGTCGAGGGCGCCGAGACGCGCTTCGTCCACGTGCGCCGACCGGGCGGCATCGGCGCCCCGACGGGTGCCGACCGCACGTCCGTGGTCGCGTTCATCGTCGACGACCACGCCGGGGCGCTGCTGGAGATACTGCAGGAGTTCGCGGTGCGCGGCGTCAACCTCGACCACATCCAGTCCCGGCCCACCGGCGACAAACTCGGGCACTACTTCTTCGCGATCGAGGCCGAGGGCCACATCGCGGACGCACGCGTCGGCGAGGCCCTGATGGGTCTGCGGCGCGTGTGCGCGGGCGTGCGTTTCCTCGGCTCCTACCCGCGCGCGAACGGCGTGCGCCCGCAGATCCGGCGCGGCACGTCGGACGCGGAGTTCGCGGACGCCGCCGCGTGGCTGGAGCGCTGCCGCCGCGGCGAGGGCTGA
- a CDS encoding phosphatase PAP2 family protein, protein MHTHSTRPSHRFGYAYFALLAAAVFGALLLMVVSGWDMLFEIDVRVARDLHGWARENPGATQALRILTNWVWDPVTFRVLAAGLAAFLWLRGERRKAVWVVTVMTVGALAGVLCKTAVARERPMFVDPVDTAHGWSFPSGHALNGVLGCGVLLIGLWPLIPRRVRPFAVLAAVVSALGVGFTRLALGVHYLSDVVAGWALGVVVLAVFWAVVAVLWESAEAEITPEIDRRIDADRSELRVPG, encoded by the coding sequence GTGCATACCCATTCCACACGCCCGTCGCACCGTTTCGGGTACGCGTATTTCGCGCTGCTCGCCGCGGCGGTCTTCGGTGCGCTGCTGCTGATGGTGGTCTCGGGCTGGGACATGCTGTTCGAGATCGACGTGCGGGTGGCCCGTGACCTGCACGGCTGGGCCCGCGAGAACCCGGGGGCGACGCAGGCGCTGCGGATCCTCACCAACTGGGTGTGGGACCCCGTCACGTTCCGCGTCCTCGCGGCCGGCCTGGCGGCCTTCCTGTGGCTGCGCGGCGAGCGCCGCAAGGCCGTGTGGGTCGTGACGGTGATGACGGTCGGCGCCTTGGCCGGGGTGCTGTGCAAAACGGCGGTCGCGCGGGAGCGGCCGATGTTCGTCGATCCGGTCGACACCGCGCACGGGTGGTCGTTTCCGTCGGGCCACGCGCTCAATGGCGTCCTCGGGTGCGGCGTGCTGCTGATCGGCCTGTGGCCGCTCATTCCGCGCCGGGTGCGCCCGTTCGCGGTTCTCGCGGCCGTGGTGTCCGCGCTCGGCGTCGGGTTCACGCGGCTCGCGCTCGGCGTCCACTATCTGAGCGACGTGGTCGCCGGCTGGGCGCTCGGCGTCGTCGTGCTCGCGGTGTTCTGGGCGGTCGTCGCGGTGCTGTGGGAGTCGGCCGAGGCGGAGATCACGCCCGAGATCGACCGGCGGATCGACGCCGACCGCTCGGAGCTGCGCGTGCCTGGGTAA
- a CDS encoding ABC transporter permease: MPGMPGGHETVAVASTLLPVTPVLGGVVAALLLGAVVVAALAHLGHGRATFVAGLRAAVQLLAVSAVITQVVDHGWATLLFLLVMCTVATTTASGRVTGSPWRPWIAVPILVGTVPVLALLLATRLVPFDGLVVIPVAGSQLGGALTATVLAGRRALEELAVRRGEVEAALALGFAPRDARLEICRAAGAGALIPALDQTRTVGLVTLPGAFVGMLLGGASPVDAGAVQLFVLIALLATETVAIAVILELIARGHVARPETNSVAHQAR; this comes from the coding sequence ATGCCTGGCATGCCTGGTGGCCACGAGACGGTGGCCGTCGCGTCCACTCTGCTCCCCGTCACGCCCGTACTCGGCGGGGTGGTCGCGGCCCTGCTGCTCGGGGCCGTCGTCGTCGCCGCTCTCGCGCACCTCGGACACGGGCGGGCGACCTTCGTCGCGGGGCTGCGCGCGGCCGTGCAGCTTCTCGCGGTCTCCGCCGTCATCACGCAGGTCGTCGACCACGGCTGGGCGACGCTGCTGTTCCTCCTCGTCATGTGCACCGTCGCCACGACGACGGCCTCGGGCCGCGTCACCGGCAGCCCGTGGCGGCCGTGGATCGCCGTGCCGATCCTGGTCGGCACGGTGCCGGTGCTCGCGCTGCTCCTGGCGACGCGGCTGGTGCCGTTCGACGGCCTGGTGGTCATCCCCGTCGCGGGCAGCCAGCTCGGCGGGGCGCTCACCGCCACCGTCCTCGCGGGGCGCCGCGCGCTGGAGGAGCTGGCGGTGCGCCGCGGCGAGGTCGAGGCCGCGCTCGCGCTCGGCTTCGCGCCTCGGGACGCACGCCTGGAGATCTGCCGGGCGGCCGGTGCGGGCGCGCTGATTCCCGCACTCGACCAGACGCGCACCGTCGGGCTCGTGACGCTGCCGGGCGCGTTCGTCGGCATGCTGCTCGGCGGGGCGTCCCCGGTCGACGCCGGGGCCGTCCAACTCTTCGTGCTCATCGCGTTGCTGGCGACCGAAACCGTGGCCATCGCGGTCATTCTGGAGTTGATCGCGCGGGGGCACGTCGCCCGGCCGGAGACCAACAGCGTTGCACACCAGGCGCGTTGA
- a CDS encoding HAD family hydrolase, protein MTFRLVATDLDGTLIDDGHRVSDRTRAALAAVTAAGAHHVIVTGRAVSWSRPVFAALGYQGLAVCSQGAQVYHAGEDRLLTSVTLDRQVAQLAIDKLTANLGPIAAGVSQAGTDGAIVVETGYRYALALPVRAASDRAELWAEPILKAYVQHPDLTDDEFVEHAREICDGLVDVTHAGAGIVELLPPGLSKSIGLSLVARRLGVKAAETIAFGDMPNDITMLRWAGRAVAMANAHLSVRAVADEITASNNDDGVAAVLERIFPA, encoded by the coding sequence GTGACGTTCCGCCTGGTGGCCACCGACCTCGACGGCACCCTCATCGACGACGGCCACCGCGTCTCGGACCGTACGCGTGCCGCCCTCGCGGCCGTGACCGCGGCCGGCGCCCACCACGTGATCGTCACCGGCCGCGCGGTGTCGTGGTCGCGCCCGGTGTTCGCGGCGCTCGGCTACCAGGGGCTCGCGGTCTGCTCGCAGGGCGCTCAGGTCTACCACGCCGGCGAGGACCGGCTGCTGACCTCGGTGACCCTGGACCGCCAGGTGGCGCAGCTGGCGATCGACAAGCTCACCGCGAACCTGGGGCCGATAGCCGCCGGGGTCAGCCAGGCGGGCACCGACGGCGCCATCGTGGTCGAGACGGGCTACCGCTACGCGTTGGCGCTGCCGGTACGAGCGGCGTCGGACCGCGCGGAGCTGTGGGCCGAGCCGATCCTGAAGGCGTACGTCCAGCACCCCGACCTCACCGACGACGAATTCGTCGAGCACGCCCGGGAGATCTGCGACGGCCTGGTCGACGTGACCCACGCGGGCGCGGGCATCGTCGAGTTGCTGCCGCCGGGCCTGTCGAAATCGATCGGCCTCTCCCTCGTGGCGCGCCGACTCGGGGTGAAAGCGGCGGAGACCATCGCGTTCGGCGACATGCCCAACGACATCACGATGCTGCGCTGGGCCGGCCGCGCCGTCGCGATGGCCAACGCCCACCTCTCGGTGCGGGCCGTCGCCGACGAGATCACGGCGTCGAACAACGACGACGGTGTGGCGGCCGTGCTGGAGCGGATCTTCCCGGCCTGA
- a CDS encoding winged helix-turn-helix transcriptional regulator, whose protein sequence is MPPSARRGPYFCGIDAAMDVVTGKWKSLILWELHHHGTRRFAELRRGLPGVSEKMLVQHLREMEEDGLVHREVYREVPPKVEYSLTEHGTTLNAALAPLGAWGTDRMRRIGAEKIAIEALPSRR, encoded by the coding sequence ATGCCGCCCTCGGCGCGACGCGGCCCCTACTTCTGCGGCATCGACGCGGCCATGGACGTCGTCACCGGCAAATGGAAGTCGCTGATCCTCTGGGAGCTGCACCACCACGGCACCCGCCGCTTCGCCGAACTCCGCCGGGGTCTTCCGGGCGTCAGCGAGAAAATGCTCGTCCAACACCTCCGCGAGATGGAGGAGGACGGCCTCGTCCACCGCGAGGTGTACCGCGAGGTCCCGCCGAAGGTCGAATACTCCCTCACGGAACACGGCACCACACTCAACGCCGCCCTGGCCCCTTTGGGGGCCTGGGGCACCGACCGCATGCGGCGGATCGGCGCCGAAAAGATCGCGATCGAGGCTCTCCCGAGTCGGCGGTGA